In one Silene latifolia isolate original U9 population chromosome 10, ASM4854445v1, whole genome shotgun sequence genomic region, the following are encoded:
- the LOC141605179 gene encoding growth-regulating factor 9-like isoform X2 encodes MEKREIKSEPLMKHCLGKSDINKSFYCRSNAISDSNKCQKDSNNVKIEVVDDHDFDHVVENSVGCRNPSVVSITVNQLKQLELQLIIFNYFVWGLPVPLHFLRSLSPSFIHNSWESICNQGTNCRELMEAEPGRCRRTDGKKWRCYQSVVPNEKYCIKHMHRGRKRSRKLVEDVPTNTPTVNEEKPGKNTESSPGFEVAAMHSMESNPRNELSKDAIKAPSYEKVETSNEEKHDIVVKERIAAINLALGLDLSPSENVSQDGRRCSEAELSVKAQRKTLQRCSRTDGRKWQCHNEALPSSKYCAQHHNRGVKKLAFSPSDQKSSGPKQDIMGMGIGMGLDMDLKISLPTNLSDPRPNVRVGATNHCSSSSSSSSSSDPSTETTISDDIAYMSNLVAVSPRIQ; translated from the exons ATGGAAAAAAGAGAGATTAAATCAGAGCCATTGATGAAACATTGTCTTGGGAAAAGTGATATAAACAAAAGCTTTTACTGCAGGTCTAATGCAATTTCTGATAGTAATAAGTGTCAGAAAGACAGTAATAATGTGAAGATTGAAGTTGTTGATGATCATGATTTTGATCATGTGGTGGAGAATAGTGTAGGGTGCAGGAATCCTTCAGTAGTCAGCATCACAGTAAATCAGTTGAAACAACTAGAGTTACaattgattatatttaactatttTGTTTGGGGTTTACCTGTTCCTCTTCATTTTCTCAGAAGTTTATCTCCCTCTTTTATTCACAATTCAT GGGAAAGCATCTGTAATCAAGGTACTAATTGTCGAGAATTGATGGAGGCTGAGCCAGGGAGATGCAGGAGGACCGATGGGAAGAAATGGAGGTGTTATCAATCTGTAGTTCCTAATGAAAAGTATTGCATAAAACACATGCATCGAGGCAGGAAGCGTTCAAGAAAGCTCGTGGAAGATGTCCCTACAAACACCCCAACTGTGAATGAAGAAAAGCCTGGTAAAAATACTGAGAGTAGCCCTGGTTTTGAAGTGGCAGCTATGCATAGTATGGAATCCAACCCTCGGAATGAGCTGAGTAAGGATGCGATTAAAGCTCCGAGCTATGAAAAGGTAGAGACAAGCAATGAGGAAAAGCATGACATTGTTGTGAAAGAAAGGATTGCTGCCATTAACCTTGCTTTGGGACTGGATTTATCCCCATCGGAAAATGTTAGCCAAGATG GTCGGAGGTGCTCGGAAGCTGAACTCTCAGTAAAGGCTCAACGAAAAACACTGCAAAGATGTAGTAGGACAGATGGGAGGAAATGGCAGTGTCACAACGAAGCTCTGCCGTCTAGCAAGTACTGTGCACAACACCATAACAGAGGCGTAAAGAAGCTGGCCTTTTCAccttcagaccagaaatcatctGGGCCGAAGCAGGATATAATGGGCATGGGCATCGGCATGGGCCTGGATATGGATCTGAAAATCTCGCTTCCCACGAATCTGTCTGATCCAAGGCCCAACGTGAGAGTTGGCGCGACTAATCATTGTAGTAgcagtagcagcagcagcagcagcagtgaTCCAAGCACTGAGACTACGATAAGTGACGACATTGCATATATGTCGAATCTGGTTGCTGTTTCTCCTAGAATTCAGTAG
- the LOC141605179 gene encoding growth-regulating factor 9-like isoform X1, whose protein sequence is MEKREIKSEPLMKHCLGKSDINKSFYCRSNAISDSNKCQKDSNNVKIEVVDDHDFDHVVENSVGCRNPSVVSITVNQLKQLELQLIIFNYFVWGLPVPLHFLRSLSPSFIHNSCESPPSWESICNQGTNCRELMEAEPGRCRRTDGKKWRCYQSVVPNEKYCIKHMHRGRKRSRKLVEDVPTNTPTVNEEKPGKNTESSPGFEVAAMHSMESNPRNELSKDAIKAPSYEKVETSNEEKHDIVVKERIAAINLALGLDLSPSENVSQDGRRCSEAELSVKAQRKTLQRCSRTDGRKWQCHNEALPSSKYCAQHHNRGVKKLAFSPSDQKSSGPKQDIMGMGIGMGLDMDLKISLPTNLSDPRPNVRVGATNHCSSSSSSSSSSDPSTETTISDDIAYMSNLVAVSPRIQ, encoded by the exons ATGGAAAAAAGAGAGATTAAATCAGAGCCATTGATGAAACATTGTCTTGGGAAAAGTGATATAAACAAAAGCTTTTACTGCAGGTCTAATGCAATTTCTGATAGTAATAAGTGTCAGAAAGACAGTAATAATGTGAAGATTGAAGTTGTTGATGATCATGATTTTGATCATGTGGTGGAGAATAGTGTAGGGTGCAGGAATCCTTCAGTAGTCAGCATCACAGTAAATCAGTTGAAACAACTAGAGTTACaattgattatatttaactatttTGTTTGGGGTTTACCTGTTCCTCTTCATTTTCTCAGAAGTTTATCTCCCTCTTTTATTCACAATTCATGTGAGTCTCCCCCCTCTT GGGAAAGCATCTGTAATCAAGGTACTAATTGTCGAGAATTGATGGAGGCTGAGCCAGGGAGATGCAGGAGGACCGATGGGAAGAAATGGAGGTGTTATCAATCTGTAGTTCCTAATGAAAAGTATTGCATAAAACACATGCATCGAGGCAGGAAGCGTTCAAGAAAGCTCGTGGAAGATGTCCCTACAAACACCCCAACTGTGAATGAAGAAAAGCCTGGTAAAAATACTGAGAGTAGCCCTGGTTTTGAAGTGGCAGCTATGCATAGTATGGAATCCAACCCTCGGAATGAGCTGAGTAAGGATGCGATTAAAGCTCCGAGCTATGAAAAGGTAGAGACAAGCAATGAGGAAAAGCATGACATTGTTGTGAAAGAAAGGATTGCTGCCATTAACCTTGCTTTGGGACTGGATTTATCCCCATCGGAAAATGTTAGCCAAGATG GTCGGAGGTGCTCGGAAGCTGAACTCTCAGTAAAGGCTCAACGAAAAACACTGCAAAGATGTAGTAGGACAGATGGGAGGAAATGGCAGTGTCACAACGAAGCTCTGCCGTCTAGCAAGTACTGTGCACAACACCATAACAGAGGCGTAAAGAAGCTGGCCTTTTCAccttcagaccagaaatcatctGGGCCGAAGCAGGATATAATGGGCATGGGCATCGGCATGGGCCTGGATATGGATCTGAAAATCTCGCTTCCCACGAATCTGTCTGATCCAAGGCCCAACGTGAGAGTTGGCGCGACTAATCATTGTAGTAgcagtagcagcagcagcagcagcagtgaTCCAAGCACTGAGACTACGATAAGTGACGACATTGCATATATGTCGAATCTGGTTGCTGTTTCTCCTAGAATTCAGTAG